One Rhizobiales bacterium GAS188 DNA window includes the following coding sequences:
- a CDS encoding adenylate cyclase — MANERVERRLAAILAADVAGYSRLMGADEEGTLAQLKACRRELVDPKITEFRGRIVKTTGDGMLVEFSSVVDAVRCADEVQHGMAERNLEVPSDRRIEFRVGINLGDIIIDGDDIYGDGVNIAARLENLAEPGGLCVSRVVRDQVRDKLDLTFEDMGERQVKNIARPVRVFRIAPPVTGRPAASTEPALVLPDKPSIAVLPFANLSDDPEQEYFADGMVDEIITALSHMHCLFVIARNSSFAYKGMAVDVKQVGRELGVRYVLEGSVRKAANRVRMIGQLIDATTGAHIWADRFEGALDDIFDLQDQVAASVVGAIAPELEPAEIERIKRKPTADLDAYDCYLRGTASVYLWTRETNEEALRLFYKAIELDPDFAAPYAFATWCYCFRKSNSWVIDNEQEIAETSRLARRAVELGKDDAFALCWAGYSLAYVVGELDYGAALIDRALQFNPNLARAWNLSGWVRIWLGEPEVAIEHLTRAMRLSPLDPAFHSMQTATSFLRRAL, encoded by the coding sequence ATGGCCAACGAGCGCGTCGAGCGGCGGCTGGCGGCGATCCTGGCGGCTGACGTCGCCGGCTATAGCCGCCTCATGGGGGCTGACGAAGAGGGCACACTGGCCCAGCTGAAGGCGTGCCGACGCGAGCTTGTCGACCCCAAGATCACCGAATTTCGCGGGCGCATCGTCAAGACCACCGGCGATGGCATGCTGGTGGAATTTTCGAGTGTCGTGGACGCAGTACGCTGCGCCGACGAGGTGCAACACGGCATGGCGGAGCGCAATCTGGAGGTGCCTTCCGACCGCCGCATCGAGTTCCGCGTCGGCATCAATCTCGGCGACATCATTATCGATGGCGACGACATTTATGGCGACGGCGTGAACATCGCGGCACGCCTCGAGAACCTTGCTGAACCTGGCGGGCTCTGCGTGAGCCGGGTCGTACGCGATCAGGTGCGTGACAAGCTCGATCTGACCTTCGAGGACATGGGCGAGCGGCAGGTGAAGAATATCGCCCGGCCAGTTCGCGTCTTTCGAATCGCGCCGCCAGTGACGGGGCGGCCGGCAGCATCGACCGAGCCCGCGCTCGTCCTGCCAGACAAGCCCTCGATCGCTGTGCTGCCCTTTGCCAATCTGAGCGATGACCCGGAGCAGGAATACTTCGCCGACGGCATGGTGGACGAGATCATCACGGCGCTCTCGCACATGCACTGCCTGTTCGTGATCGCGCGCAATTCGAGCTTCGCCTACAAGGGCATGGCGGTTGACGTGAAACAGGTGGGGCGAGAGCTTGGGGTGCGCTATGTGCTCGAAGGCAGCGTGCGCAAGGCAGCGAACCGGGTGCGTATGATCGGGCAACTCATAGACGCCACGACGGGAGCACATATTTGGGCGGATCGCTTCGAGGGCGCGCTCGACGACATTTTCGATCTTCAGGACCAAGTGGCCGCGAGCGTCGTGGGTGCGATCGCGCCGGAGCTCGAGCCAGCTGAGATCGAGCGCATCAAGCGCAAGCCAACCGCAGATCTCGACGCCTACGACTGTTATCTGCGTGGAACGGCGAGCGTCTATCTCTGGACCAGGGAGACCAACGAGGAGGCGCTGCGGCTGTTCTACAAGGCCATCGAGCTCGATCCTGATTTTGCCGCGCCTTATGCCTTTGCAACTTGGTGCTACTGCTTTCGCAAGAGCAATTCCTGGGTTATCGACAACGAGCAAGAGATCGCCGAAACCTCCAGGCTCGCTCGGCGGGCGGTAGAGCTCGGCAAGGATGACGCGTTTGCGCTCTGCTGGGCCGGATATTCGCTCGCCTATGTCGTCGGCGAACTCGACTACGGCGCTGCGTTGATTGATCGGGCGCTCCAGTTCAATCCGAACTTGGCGAGGGCTTGGAACCTGAGTGGCTGGGTGAGAATCTGGCTCGGCGAGCCGGAAGTTGCGATTGAGCACCTGACTCGCGCGATGCGCCTGAGCCCCCTCGATCCCGCATTCCATTCGATGCAAACCGCAACCTCATTTCTTCGCAGGGCGCTATGA
- a CDS encoding Uncharacterized membrane protein YeaQ/YmgE, transglycosylase-associated protein family translates to MYLSNESIIVILVVGLIAGWLAAKIVRGAGLGLIGNIAIGIIGAFIGDWMLPRLGIHLGIGTINLIVNATVGAIVLLLIIRLVAGGGRFGGGWSGRFGRRWW, encoded by the coding sequence ATGTATCTGTCGAACGAGAGCATCATTGTCATATTGGTAGTCGGCCTTATTGCCGGATGGTTGGCTGCGAAGATCGTGCGGGGGGCCGGCCTTGGTCTGATCGGGAACATAGCGATTGGGATCATCGGCGCGTTCATCGGTGACTGGATGCTGCCTCGCTTAGGCATCCATCTTGGGATCGGAACGATCAACTTGATCGTCAACGCCACCGTCGGCGCGATCGTGCTGCTCCTCATCATCCGGTTGGTTGCCGGTGGCGGTCGTTTCGGCGGCGGATGGAGTGGTCGATTTGGTCGTCGGTGGTGGTAG
- a CDS encoding adenylate cyclase encodes MSETRKIAAILVADVVGYSRLAGADEDRTLARLRALRSDLIDPTIAVHHGRVVKRTGDGTLIEFRSVVDAVRCAIEVQNGMVERNAGLPTERRIEFRIGIHLGDVVEESDGDLMGDGVNIAARLEGIAQPGSICLSNAAYEQVRDKVKEQYADLGEQVLKNIERPVRVYSLASSAINPSTAPLAETREPSADQPSIAVLPFTCFSEGREFKFLTEAMTEDLITMLARIPGFIVIARQSSFAYQGRSVDSRQIGRELGVHYIIEGSLRPVGQQLRVGTQLIDATTGVQLWADRFDGQAENVLELQDQIARAIASRIEPELVRAEVALIRRRRDANPNAWSCFRQGAGVISLKGWSEETLTQATALLRQATTLDPDFALARAQLALFLSLGARLGLVADGAAAVTEARAEAERAVTIDHDASEVLGYAGCALAELGDVQRGSEILERAIENDPSNAQAWVALGTSLCFLEKSGDVGLEKLRHGMRLSPRDHRLGFWGTFYALALARHRRLTEAHEEVRAACRRDPQFYVARIVLAFTAAGLGSKEEAIAALREAQRLRPRLSLDEIQLFVGRRGAALLAPLWREVPKSSQ; translated from the coding sequence ATGAGCGAGACCCGGAAAATAGCGGCGATCCTGGTTGCCGATGTCGTAGGCTACAGCCGGCTCGCCGGCGCCGACGAGGATCGAACCTTGGCGCGACTACGGGCACTCCGGAGCGATCTCATTGATCCGACCATCGCCGTGCACCACGGGCGCGTGGTGAAGCGCACTGGCGACGGAACACTTATTGAGTTCCGCAGCGTGGTCGACGCCGTGCGCTGCGCCATCGAGGTGCAGAATGGCATGGTCGAGCGCAACGCCGGCCTGCCCACCGAGCGCCGCATCGAATTCCGCATCGGCATCCACCTGGGCGATGTGGTCGAGGAGAGCGACGGCGATCTAATGGGCGACGGCGTCAATATCGCCGCGCGATTGGAAGGCATCGCGCAGCCGGGCAGCATCTGTCTTTCGAACGCGGCCTACGAACAGGTGCGCGACAAGGTCAAAGAGCAGTACGCCGATCTCGGCGAGCAGGTTCTTAAGAACATCGAGCGACCGGTGCGGGTCTACTCGCTAGCTTCTAGCGCAATCAATCCGTCGACGGCTCCCCTGGCCGAAACGCGAGAGCCGTCAGCCGATCAGCCGTCCATTGCCGTGCTGCCTTTCACCTGTTTTTCCGAGGGACGCGAGTTCAAATTTCTGACGGAGGCGATGACTGAGGATTTGATCACGATGTTGGCACGGATTCCGGGCTTCATCGTGATCGCCCGGCAGTCTTCCTTTGCTTATCAGGGCCGCTCAGTCGACAGCCGCCAGATCGGACGCGAGCTTGGGGTCCACTATATCATCGAAGGCAGTCTGAGGCCCGTCGGCCAGCAGCTTCGCGTCGGCACGCAACTGATCGATGCGACGACCGGGGTACAGCTTTGGGCCGATCGATTTGACGGTCAAGCCGAAAATGTCCTCGAACTGCAGGATCAAATCGCGCGCGCGATCGCAAGTCGGATCGAACCGGAACTCGTTCGTGCCGAAGTCGCCTTGATTCGGCGTCGGCGCGACGCCAACCCGAACGCCTGGTCATGCTTCCGTCAGGGAGCGGGGGTGATCAGCCTCAAAGGCTGGAGCGAAGAAACGCTGACGCAGGCTACGGCGCTGTTGCGGCAAGCCACGACTCTGGATCCTGATTTTGCCCTCGCGCGCGCGCAGCTTGCTCTTTTTTTGTCGTTGGGCGCGCGGCTCGGCCTCGTCGCAGACGGCGCAGCGGCCGTGACGGAAGCGCGCGCGGAAGCCGAACGCGCGGTGACGATCGACCACGACGCTTCCGAGGTGCTGGGCTATGCCGGCTGTGCGTTGGCGGAGCTCGGCGATGTGCAAAGAGGCTCCGAGATACTGGAGCGAGCGATCGAGAACGATCCGAGCAATGCACAGGCATGGGTCGCGTTGGGGACTTCGTTATGTTTTCTCGAGAAATCGGGCGATGTGGGACTGGAAAAACTGCGGCACGGGATGCGGCTCAGCCCCCGCGATCATCGGTTGGGATTTTGGGGAACCTTCTATGCGCTGGCGTTGGCGAGGCATCGTCGGCTGACAGAGGCTCACGAGGAAGTGCGAGCAGCCTGCCGCCGCGATCCGCAGTTCTATGTCGCACGTATCGTCTTGGCGTTCACCGCGGCCGGCCTTGGCAGCAAGGAAGAGGCAATCGCGGCGTTGCGCGAGGCGCAGCGTCTGCGCCCGCGCCTCTCGCTCGATGAGATTCAGCTTTTCGTCGGGCGGCGTGGCGCAGCGCTTCTCGCTCCACTCTGGCGCGAAGTGCCGAAATCCTCGCAGTGA
- a CDS encoding Transposase zinc-binding domain-containing protein, with protein sequence MPRPVLEVADIFRAHGQAWREANAGHVSLGQLKVMAAIENCRTAALGGHVARCEDCAHTIIAYNSCRNRHCPKCQGAAARTWLAEREVELLPVAYYHLVFTLPAAVADIAYQNKATVYDILFKVSSETLITIAADPKHLGARVGAVSVLHTWGSALTHHPHIHMIAPGGGLSLDGLRWVACRPGFFLPVRVLSRLFRRLFLEKLMAAFDAGRLQFFGAHADLSARAAFTAFLAPLRTVEWVVYAKRPFGGPEAVLAYLSRYTHRVAISNARLTALQEGAVAFKWKDYRIKGRDRHKTMRLAVPEFIRRFLIHVLPSGFHRIRHCGLFASGVRAHNIALARRLLAVAAQARQDGGVNDPGDADPPTPSRPCPCCGGRMIIIETFERAGAQRPASHSQIRIDTS encoded by the coding sequence GTGCCGCGTCCCGTCCTGGAGGTCGCGGATATCTTCCGCGCCCACGGCCAGGCTTGGCGTGAGGCCAACGCCGGCCATGTGAGTCTTGGCCAATTGAAAGTGATGGCGGCGATCGAGAACTGCCGCACGGCGGCGCTCGGCGGTCATGTCGCGCGTTGCGAGGATTGCGCTCACACGATCATCGCTTACAACTCGTGTCGTAACCGTCATTGTCCGAAGTGTCAGGGCGCGGCGGCCAGAACGTGGCTCGCCGAGCGCGAAGTCGAACTCTTGCCCGTTGCCTATTATCACCTCGTGTTCACGCTGCCGGCCGCCGTCGCCGACATCGCCTATCAGAACAAGGCGACGGTCTATGACATTCTGTTCAAGGTGTCGTCCGAAACGCTGATCACGATCGCGGCCGATCCAAAACACTTGGGCGCGCGCGTCGGCGCCGTATCCGTTCTCCACACCTGGGGATCGGCGCTCACGCATCATCCGCACATTCACATGATCGCGCCGGGGGGCGGCCTCTCGCTGGATGGTCTGCGGTGGGTCGCCTGCCGGCCCGGCTTCTTTCTGCCGGTGCGGGTTCTTTCTCGGCTGTTCCGTCGTCTCTTCCTCGAAAAGCTCATGGCCGCGTTCGACGCCGGCCGCCTGCAGTTTTTTGGCGCCCACGCCGACCTTTCGGCGCGCGCTGCATTCACGGCCTTTCTGGCGCCGTTGCGCACGGTGGAATGGGTTGTCTACGCCAAGCGACCCTTTGGCGGACCCGAGGCCGTGCTGGCTTATCTCTCCCGCTACACACATCGCGTCGCCATATCCAACGCCCGGCTGACCGCGCTCCAAGAGGGCGCCGTTGCGTTCAAATGGAAAGACTATCGGATCAAGGGGCGTGATCGCCACAAGACGATGAGGCTCGCCGTCCCAGAGTTCATCCGCCGCTTTCTCATTCACGTCCTGCCGAGCGGCTTCCACCGCATTCGCCATTGCGGCCTATTCGCCAGCGGCGTCCGCGCGCACAATATTGCCCTCGCGCGCCGGTTGCTCGCGGTTGCCGCGCAGGCCCGTCAAGACGGCGGCGTCAATGACCCCGGCGACGCCGATCCGCCCACCCCTTCGCGTCCATGCCCATGCTGCGGTGGCCGCATGATCATCATCGAGACCTTCGAACGCGCAGGCGCTCAGCGCCCCGCTTCGCACAGCCAGATCAGGATCGACACATCATGA
- a CDS encoding Site-specific recombinase XerD — MTDKAISPLRQRMIEDMTARHFAEKVQKDYIRYVKNFAAFLGRSPDAATSEDLRLFQLHMTKTHVSPGSINAAIVALRFFFKVTLERDDLVRRLTLVREPRRAPIVLSPEEVARLLEAAPGVKYKAALSVAYGAGLRVSEVVALKVSDIDSKRMTLRVEQGKGDKDRYVMLSPQLLELLRDWWHVARPRAWLFPGLDPVNPMSARQLRRAVFAAAQTAGIAKRVSPHTLRHSFATHLLEQNVDIRVIQVLLGHAKLDTTALYTRVAVNTIRDVTSPLERLSLNLAKNPTKHEAPA, encoded by the coding sequence ATGACCGACAAGGCCATCAGCCCATTGCGCCAGCGCATGATCGAAGACATGACGGCTCGTCATTTCGCGGAGAAGGTCCAGAAGGACTACATCCGTTACGTCAAAAACTTCGCAGCTTTCCTCGGCCGCTCGCCCGATGCCGCCACCAGCGAGGATCTTCGTCTGTTTCAATTGCACATGACGAAGACCCATGTGAGCCCGGGGAGCATCAATGCCGCGATCGTCGCGCTCCGGTTCTTTTTCAAGGTGACGCTCGAACGGGACGATCTGGTCCGGCGTCTGACGTTGGTGCGCGAACCGCGCAGGGCGCCGATCGTGTTGAGCCCCGAGGAAGTGGCGCGACTTCTGGAGGCCGCCCCCGGCGTCAAATACAAGGCGGCGCTCAGCGTGGCTTATGGGGCCGGTTTGCGCGTGTCCGAGGTCGTCGCGTTGAAGGTGTCCGATATCGACAGCAAGCGCATGACGCTCCGCGTTGAGCAAGGCAAGGGCGACAAGGATCGCTATGTCATGCTCTCGCCGCAACTGCTTGAGTTACTGCGCGACTGGTGGCATGTGGCGCGCCCACGGGCTTGGCTGTTCCCTGGGCTCGATCCGGTCAACCCAATGTCCGCCCGGCAGCTCCGTCGCGCCGTTTTCGCTGCGGCGCAGACGGCGGGAATCGCCAAGCGCGTGTCGCCCCACACGCTGCGGCATAGCTTCGCCACGCATTTGCTCGAACAGAATGTCGATATCAGGGTGATCCAGGTTCTGCTCGGACACGCCAAGCTCGATACGACCGCGCTCTATACGCGTGTCGCCGTCAACACGATCCGCGACGTAACGAGCCCCCTGGAGCGGCTCAGCTTGAACTTAGCCAAGAACCCGACCAAGCACGAAGCGCCCGCATGA
- a CDS encoding L,D-transpeptidase catalytic domain — MKPNVLLLAIALAAGGCVPILQSGLPDPKLTARDKQMMVKAESDEWRIPDIRNKVQYSTNEKPGTIIVDTGSRHLYYVLARGEAIEYRIATGAEAYGWTGRATVGRMKEWPTWMPTASIMEQWPQFKVYLKHGPLQGQWDNPLGARALYLFEGNHDTLYRIHGTNEPAEIGQAVSSGCIRMRNFDAIDLYNRVHIGTPVVVI; from the coding sequence ATGAAGCCCAACGTTTTGCTTTTGGCGATTGCACTGGCTGCGGGCGGCTGCGTGCCGATCCTCCAATCGGGGCTGCCCGATCCGAAGCTCACCGCGCGCGACAAGCAGATGATGGTGAAGGCCGAGTCCGACGAGTGGCGCATCCCGGACATCCGCAACAAGGTCCAATATTCGACCAATGAAAAGCCAGGCACGATCATCGTCGATACCGGCAGCCGACATCTCTATTACGTTCTGGCTCGCGGCGAAGCGATCGAATATCGGATTGCGACCGGCGCCGAGGCCTATGGCTGGACCGGCCGGGCAACGGTTGGGCGGATGAAGGAATGGCCGACCTGGATGCCGACCGCCTCGATCATGGAGCAATGGCCGCAGTTCAAAGTCTATCTTAAACACGGTCCGCTTCAAGGTCAGTGGGACAATCCGCTCGGGGCCCGCGCGCTCTATCTCTTTGAGGGCAATCACGACACGCTCTATCGCATCCACGGCACCAACGAGCCCGCGGAGATCGGCCAAGCCGTGTCCTCCGGGTGCATCCGCATGCGCAACTTCGACGCGATCGATCTCTACAATCGCGTGCATATCGGCACTCCGGTCGTGGTGATCTAA
- a CDS encoding Putative SOS response-associated peptidase YedK yields MARHDAHMCNLYSMNRSQDEIRGIVGAMRDGTGNMPPLPGIFPDYLAPIVRTGSDGTRELVKARWGMPGPPAFGGQPITNIRNVKSAHWRPWLGPANRCLVPWTSFCEYADTKPRKTPTWFSLSEERPLAFFAGLWTVWHGKRGTKANPIEGEHQLYGILTTEPNVEVAAIHPKAMPVVLTTAEEIEAWLMAPASEALKLQRPLPDGTLKIVARGEKEDPAAEAA; encoded by the coding sequence ATGGCGCGGCATGATGCCCATATGTGCAACCTCTACTCCATGAACCGCAGCCAGGACGAAATCCGCGGCATCGTGGGAGCCATGCGCGACGGGACTGGCAACATGCCGCCTTTGCCGGGCATCTTCCCCGACTACCTGGCGCCGATCGTGCGCACCGGCTCAGACGGCACGCGCGAGCTGGTCAAGGCGCGCTGGGGCATGCCGGGGCCGCCGGCCTTCGGTGGCCAACCGATCACCAACATCCGCAACGTCAAAAGCGCCCATTGGCGCCCCTGGCTTGGCCCGGCGAACCGCTGCCTGGTGCCCTGGACGTCCTTTTGCGAATACGCGGACACCAAGCCTCGTAAGACCCCGACATGGTTCTCGCTGTCGGAGGAGAGGCCGCTCGCTTTCTTCGCCGGCCTCTGGACGGTTTGGCACGGCAAGCGCGGCACCAAGGCCAACCCGATCGAGGGCGAGCACCAGCTCTACGGCATCCTGACGACAGAGCCGAATGTCGAGGTCGCGGCCATCCATCCCAAAGCGATGCCGGTTGTCCTGACAACGGCCGAGGAGATCGAGGCTTGGCTGATGGCACCGGCCTCGGAGGCACTCAAGCTGCAGAGGCCGTTACCCGACGGGACGCTCAAGATCGTGGCGCGGGGAGAGAAAGAGGATCCGGCGGCCGAAGCAGCCTAA
- a CDS encoding putative restriction endonuclease, translated as MGFGVFIHRSDSIYDDSPAERYQFPRQYLGRVEACVGDWIVYYEPRKIAETRGYFAIAKVERVIPDPTAPGMFLALIEPGSYLDFANPVPFSDAEGVIERGVLNQGGRISGRAQAAVRPLSSSDFSRITRLGLNDDEPLLPRMADVVPSQPVVFQEEHALYEFEQARERVSYLSSRIARDRIFRRVVLRAYDERCAISGLKLINGGGRAEVEAAHIRPVEASGPDIVSNGLALSGTAHWMFDRGLISLSNDLEVLISRHANDPDGIRTFINRSGSAIWPQRASERPHPHFLQWHREHCFKQ; from the coding sequence ATGGGATTCGGGGTCTTCATCCATCGCTCGGATTCGATCTACGACGACAGCCCGGCTGAGCGGTATCAGTTTCCCCGCCAGTATCTGGGGCGGGTCGAAGCGTGTGTCGGCGATTGGATCGTCTATTACGAGCCGCGGAAGATCGCGGAGACCCGCGGCTATTTCGCGATCGCTAAGGTCGAGCGCGTCATTCCCGATCCCACCGCTCCCGGCATGTTCCTCGCGCTCATCGAGCCGGGCAGCTATCTCGATTTCGCCAATCCTGTGCCGTTCAGCGACGCGGAAGGCGTGATTGAGCGCGGCGTCTTGAATCAGGGTGGACGCATTTCCGGGCGCGCCCAGGCCGCTGTGCGTCCGCTATCGTCGAGCGACTTCAGCCGGATAACCCGGCTCGGATTGAATGACGATGAGCCGCTGCTCCCCCGCATGGCTGACGTCGTGCCCTCACAGCCTGTCGTCTTCCAGGAAGAGCATGCACTCTACGAATTCGAGCAGGCCCGCGAGCGCGTCAGCTATCTATCGTCGCGGATCGCGAGGGATCGCATCTTTCGCCGTGTCGTCCTGCGCGCCTACGACGAGCGCTGCGCCATCAGCGGACTGAAGCTCATCAATGGCGGCGGGCGTGCCGAGGTAGAGGCGGCGCATATCCGGCCGGTGGAAGCGAGCGGTCCCGACATCGTCAGCAACGGTCTTGCGTTGTCCGGCACGGCGCATTGGATGTTCGATCGTGGGCTGATCAGTCTCTCGAACGACCTGGAGGTCTTGATCTCCCGCCACGCCAATGACCCGGATGGGATCCGAACCTTCATCAACAGAAGCGGAAGCGCGATATGGCCTCAAAGGGCATCCGAGCGTCCACATCCGCACTTCCTGCAATGGCACCGAGAGCACTGCTTCAAGCAGTGA
- a CDS encoding Dihydrofolate reductase, translating to MSASVLFMSMSLDGYIAGPNDEPGNPGGDGFMRLHEWLATPEREPFRPAGPAGDLIDEINATGAVLAGRRTVEQVDHWRGDHHGVPIFVPSHRPPNPSVANYPLVTYVTDGIASAMAQAKAAAGDRNVLVHGAYTAQRALEAGVLDELQIHQIPMLFGSGRRMFDMLPSRIELDIVRVVDTPEATHIRYRVRR from the coding sequence ATGTCTGCATCAGTGCTCTTCATGTCGATGTCCCTCGACGGGTACATCGCGGGTCCCAACGACGAACCGGGCAACCCCGGCGGCGACGGCTTTATGCGACTGCACGAGTGGCTCGCCACACCTGAAAGGGAGCCCTTCCGACCGGCCGGGCCGGCTGGAGACTTAATTGACGAAATCAATGCGACCGGCGCGGTACTCGCCGGTCGGCGTACCGTGGAGCAGGTTGATCACTGGCGCGGTGATCATCACGGTGTGCCGATCTTCGTGCCCAGTCACCGGCCGCCGAACCCGTCCGTCGCGAACTATCCGTTGGTGACTTATGTGACCGATGGGATTGCCAGCGCCATGGCGCAGGCGAAGGCTGCCGCGGGGGACCGCAACGTGTTGGTACATGGCGCCTATACGGCCCAACGGGCGCTCGAGGCCGGCGTGCTGGACGAACTGCAAATTCATCAGATCCCGATGCTGTTCGGGAGCGGCCGGCGGATGTTCGACATGTTGCCGTCGCGCATCGAGCTGGACATCGTTCGGGTGGTCGACACGCCGGAGGCCACGCACATCCGCTACCGTGTTCGTCGCTGA
- a CDS encoding NADH dehydrogenase: MQRIVIVGGGFAGLWSAVGAARRRGELGTSAADLEIALVNRDAFHGIRVRNYEADLSKVRVALDAVLDPIGVRHIAGNVTDIDLDGQEVGVTTPQGRKVLPYDRLVMAAGSEVAKPLIPGLADHAFSVDTFDEATRLDRHIAGLRGIPAAGGPTTVLVVGAGLTGVETACEMPARLRATLPQGSEPRVILADHASHIGSTMGEAAMPVIREALDALGIEQRTGVRVVAVDPAGAMLDTGEHIAAATIVWTAGMRASGLTALFPVERDTFGRLQVDQCLRVQGVAHVFAAGDVAWLLIDGVHPSVMSCQHARPMGRFAGHNVVCDLFGHPMLPLQIDWYVTVLDLGPWGALYTHGWERRVVAVGPQAKQTKELINCVRIYPPLTGNPQEILDAARPTVQSPPERYT; this comes from the coding sequence ATGCAGCGTATCGTCATCGTCGGCGGCGGCTTTGCCGGACTGTGGAGCGCGGTCGGCGCCGCACGTCGCCGCGGCGAACTCGGAACCTCAGCCGCAGACCTCGAAATCGCCCTGGTCAACCGGGACGCCTTCCATGGAATCCGGGTGCGCAACTATGAGGCTGACCTGAGCAAGGTCAGGGTCGCACTGGATGCCGTGCTCGATCCCATCGGCGTCCGCCATATTGCGGGGAATGTAACCGACATTGACCTGGACGGGCAGGAGGTTGGGGTGACAACGCCGCAGGGTCGAAAGGTCCTGCCGTACGACCGGCTCGTCATGGCCGCCGGCAGCGAGGTCGCCAAGCCGCTTATCCCGGGCCTCGCGGATCATGCGTTCAGCGTCGACACCTTCGACGAGGCGACCCGGCTCGATCGCCACATCGCCGGCCTGAGGGGCATTCCGGCCGCCGGCGGGCCGACAACAGTGCTCGTCGTCGGCGCGGGTCTGACCGGGGTGGAGACCGCCTGCGAGATGCCTGCCCGGCTTCGTGCTACCCTGCCACAAGGCAGCGAGCCACGCGTGATCCTGGCCGATCACGCATCGCATATCGGCTCAACGATGGGAGAAGCGGCCATGCCGGTCATCCGGGAGGCGCTCGATGCCTTGGGGATCGAGCAGCGCACCGGCGTTCGCGTCGTGGCGGTCGATCCGGCCGGCGCGATGCTCGACACGGGCGAGCATATCGCCGCCGCTACCATCGTGTGGACGGCGGGCATGCGCGCGAGCGGGTTGACCGCCCTGTTCCCCGTCGAGCGCGACACGTTCGGCCGCCTGCAGGTCGACCAATGCCTGCGGGTCCAGGGCGTCGCTCACGTTTTCGCTGCAGGCGACGTGGCCTGGCTCCTCATCGACGGCGTCCATCCCTCGGTGATGTCTTGCCAACACGCCCGCCCGATGGGGCGGTTCGCCGGGCATAACGTGGTCTGCGACCTCTTCGGCCACCCGATGCTGCCGCTGCAGATCGACTGGTATGTCACGGTGCTCGACCTGGGACCCTGGGGCGCCCTCTATACCCATGGCTGGGAGCGCCGGGTCGTGGCGGTGGGGCCGCAGGCCAAGCAGACCAAGGAACTGATCAACTGCGTGCGGATTTACCCGCCGCTGACCGGCAACCCCCAGGAGATCCTGGACGCCGCGCGCCCAACCGTCCAATCGCCCCCCGAACGTTACACCTGA
- a CDS encoding Enamine deaminase RidA, house cleaning of reactive enamine intermediates, YjgF/YER057c/UK114 family: MQRRDLNAHDAPPPVAAYTHAIEVTGATRTLYISGQVGQRMDGTIPDDIVEQSRLAWQNLEAQLKAAGMTLDNLVKTTTILPNHGDLAAAREGRSAVLGDRRPASTLIVGGLANPAWKIEVEGIAAA; encoded by the coding sequence ATGCAGCGCCGCGATCTCAACGCCCATGACGCCCCGCCCCCCGTCGCCGCCTATACGCACGCCATCGAGGTCACGGGCGCGACCCGCACCCTCTATATCAGCGGCCAGGTCGGCCAGAGGATGGACGGCACCATCCCCGACGACATCGTCGAGCAGAGCCGGCTCGCCTGGCAGAATCTCGAGGCACAGCTCAAGGCCGCCGGCATGACCTTGGACAATCTCGTCAAGACCACCACCATCCTGCCGAACCATGGCGACCTCGCCGCGGCGCGCGAAGGGCGCAGCGCGGTGCTGGGCGATCGCCGCCCGGCGAGCACGCTGATCGTCGGCGGTCTTGCCAATCCCGCCTGGAAGATCGAGGTCGAGGGCATCGCGGCGGCGTGA